In Patescibacteria group bacterium, a genomic segment contains:
- a CDS encoding serine protease: MKGSLEPITVTEKFSPLKIFGHRIQQIIMPIFAIAEGDIIPLGTGFIISQDGFMITAKHVIDEVFEKRFKRRDGSGRLYKNVEPYALYVTNAKNKDYPGNFIGGNWPIDRAWYKNELDIAYCWLRPAIVDGQPFKFHSSLSLSPGIPKIGEHVLGFGYYKEQSFFTGEIIKGRKVVSYSQETAFTQGFVKESFIPQRDNFHMNFPCFQTDARFEGGMSGGPIFNGSTGGVCGVICDSFGETDEHGEYTSYGSLIWPSLAINIETKMENDPSIDKLTVYEMIQRKFIRADDTFKNIEIVKNKNLISIIHKNSQGS; encoded by the coding sequence ATGAAAGGAAGTTTAGAACCCATTACAGTAACTGAAAAATTTTCTCCATTAAAAATCTTTGGACATAGAATCCAACAGATTATTATGCCAATTTTTGCCATTGCCGAAGGAGATATTATTCCGTTGGGAACAGGATTTATTATTTCTCAAGACGGATTTATGATAACAGCAAAACATGTTATAGATGAGGTTTTTGAAAAAAGGTTTAAAAGAAGAGACGGAAGTGGAAGGCTTTATAAAAACGTAGAGCCTTATGCGTTATATGTCACTAATGCCAAAAATAAAGACTATCCAGGGAATTTTATCGGTGGTAATTGGCCAATAGACAGAGCATGGTATAAAAACGAATTGGATATTGCTTATTGTTGGCTTAGACCAGCAATTGTTGATGGACAACCTTTTAAATTTCACTCAAGTTTATCCCTTAGTCCTGGGATACCGAAGATTGGTGAACATGTATTAGGTTTCGGTTATTATAAAGAACAATCCTTTTTCACAGGTGAAATAATAAAGGGAAGGAAAGTTGTCAGTTATTCTCAAGAAACCGCTTTCACGCAAGGTTTTGTTAAAGAATCATTTATTCCTCAAAGGGATAATTTTCATATGAATTTTCCATGTTTTCAAACTGATGCAAGATTTGAAGGTGGGATGAGCGGTGGTCCAATCTTCAACGGCTCAACCGGAGGAGTTTGCGGCGTCATTTGTGATTCATTCGGCGAAACTGATGAACACGGCGAATATACCTCGTATGGTTCATTAATTTGGCCGTCATTAGCAATAAACATAGAAACAAAGATGGAAAACGACCCCTCAATTGACAAACTCACAGTTTACGAAATGATTCAGCGCAAATTTATCAGAGCAGACGATACTTTTAAAAACATTGAGATTGTTAAGAACAAAAACCTCATTTCTATAATACATAAAAATAGCCAGGGTTCTTGA
- the yihA gene encoding ribosome biogenesis GTP-binding protein YihA/YsxC, with translation MKIKSAVFVKGISGTDEILYDGKFQVALMGRSNTGKSTLINSLVMRKNLARSSSSPGKTIRMDFFLINGSFYFVDFPGYGYAKHSQDRREKLAKMILWYLMYSGVKKRLVVLVIDAKVGMTPYDLDMVKTFREYKIDHLIVANKVDKLKIGQKQKQLAKIRSDCQNSEVIPYSSKERNQNDELIKRISSSKELSSPSDMI, from the coding sequence ATGAAAATAAAATCAGCCGTTTTTGTCAAGGGCATTAGCGGGACCGACGAAATCTTATATGATGGGAAATTCCAGGTCGCTTTAATGGGAAGATCAAATACCGGCAAATCCACTCTCATTAATTCACTGGTGATGCGAAAAAATCTGGCCCGTTCAAGCTCGTCTCCGGGCAAAACCATCAGGATGGATTTTTTCCTGATCAACGGCTCTTTTTACTTTGTCGATTTTCCCGGCTACGGCTATGCCAAACACTCCCAAGATCGAAGGGAAAAACTGGCGAAAATGATCCTGTGGTATCTCATGTATTCGGGGGTAAAAAAGAGGCTTGTCGTTCTTGTTATTGACGCCAAAGTCGGAATGACCCCTTACGATTTAGATATGGTCAAAACCTTCCGGGAATACAAGATCGATCATCTGATTGTGGCCAATAAAGTGGATAAATTAAAGATTGGTCAAAAACAAAAACAGTTGGCGAAAATACGAAGTGACTGTCAAAATTCCGAAGTCATCCCGTATTCCTCAAAAGAAAGAAACCAAAACGATGAATTAATAAAAAGAATTTCCTCCTCTAAGGAATTATCTTCTCCTTCTGACATGATATAA
- the ileS gene encoding isoleucine--tRNA ligase — MFKSVSSKVNFPKLEEEILEFWQENQIFEKSIKLRPENKTWTFLDGPPFITGLPHYGSLLSSIPKDVFPRYWTMKGYRVRRVWGWDCHGLPAENKVEEKLKIKRKRDIEEKVGVKKFIDECKSYVQNVSHDWEWYVDHIGRWVDFRHAYKTMDLSYMETVMWVFQQMYKKGYVYKGLRISLYCPHCVTPISNFEVAMDADNYKDLTEPTAVFKYELQDQKDTYFLAWSTTPWNKIATMALAVNPKLKYVKVKQGQEKYILAKETMAILKDETYEILEEFEGTKLLEQKFVPHYDFYPIKKDKKAFLVLGGDFVTANEGTGIVTIAAYGEEDLSLMLKENVQIVLHVDEEGIVKKEVPKWAGRYYLDVDPLVVEDLKSRNLIYRVDHYTHSIPTCWRCHTRLLYVPQNAWYVNIAKLKGRMKKTNESVNWFPKHFKYGRYLKSLEMAPDWCISRSRYWGSPVPVWECVCGERFVPGSIAELEKASGVKIKDLHKPLIDEVTVPCQKCGQKAKRVPEVLDSWIEAGSASFAERHYPFNKEIKLEDFFPPDFIVEYTGQIRAWFYVLHVIATALFDSVAFKNVVVTGVILGTDGRKMSKNYGNYPDPKEMLTNFGADALRLYLMGSPVMKGEDIRISAEEYRDQVRGLMLILWNVYSFFISYANLDKWFPVKTKFSVKADNVLDQWILRLLNSLISNLTKDLESYNTVSAVHEIEIFVANLSTWYLRRSRDRVGPAAHEKDDKRAFYETLYEVLVTLAKLMAPLTPFLAEEIYKNLTGEESVHLKDWPSFAQASEGQAPLISNMDLVRKICELGHAERKKLGIKVRQPLGQCQVVDAELPIAGDLQQLIRDELNVKEIVIKVGKGELRVELDSEITPELKAEGEARDFIRQIQELRKEKNCRIDEEITIYAPSWPKEYEAYIKEQTLAKKIVCSEFLKISTG, encoded by the coding sequence ATGTTTAAAAGTGTTTCGTCAAAAGTTAATTTCCCCAAGCTTGAGGAAGAAATTCTTGAGTTTTGGCAGGAAAACCAAATTTTTGAAAAATCCATAAAGCTTCGGCCGGAAAACAAAACCTGGACTTTTTTGGACGGTCCGCCTTTTATTACCGGCTTGCCCCACTACGGCAGTTTACTTTCCAGTATCCCCAAAGATGTTTTCCCCCGTTATTGGACGATGAAAGGCTATCGGGTAAGAAGGGTTTGGGGCTGGGATTGTCACGGTTTGCCGGCGGAAAATAAAGTCGAAGAGAAATTAAAGATTAAAAGAAAACGGGACATTGAAGAAAAAGTCGGGGTCAAAAAATTCATTGACGAGTGCAAAAGTTATGTTCAAAATGTTTCTCATGATTGGGAATGGTACGTTGACCATATCGGCCGCTGGGTTGATTTTCGTCATGCCTATAAGACCATGGATTTGTCATACATGGAAACGGTGATGTGGGTTTTTCAGCAAATGTATAAGAAGGGTTATGTCTATAAGGGCTTGCGCATTTCTTTATATTGTCCTCATTGCGTGACGCCGATTTCCAATTTTGAAGTCGCCATGGATGCCGATAATTACAAAGACCTTACTGAACCAACCGCGGTTTTCAAATACGAGTTGCAAGATCAAAAAGACACCTATTTTTTAGCCTGGTCAACGACACCCTGGAATAAAATTGCGACCATGGCTTTGGCCGTTAACCCAAAACTTAAATACGTTAAGGTTAAACAGGGTCAGGAAAAATATATTCTGGCCAAAGAGACAATGGCGATTTTGAAGGATGAGACCTACGAAATTCTTGAAGAGTTTGAGGGCACCAAGCTTCTTGAGCAAAAATTTGTGCCGCATTACGATTTTTATCCCATCAAAAAAGACAAAAAAGCTTTTCTGGTTTTGGGCGGGGATTTTGTGACGGCGAATGAGGGGACGGGCATTGTGACGATTGCCGCTTACGGCGAGGAAGACTTAAGCCTTATGCTTAAGGAGAACGTCCAAATTGTTCTGCATGTTGACGAGGAAGGGATCGTGAAAAAAGAGGTGCCGAAATGGGCCGGGAGGTACTACTTGGACGTTGATCCTTTGGTCGTTGAAGATCTAAAATCCCGAAATCTTATCTATCGCGTTGACCATTATACTCATAGTATCCCAACGTGTTGGCGCTGTCACACGCGTCTTCTTTATGTTCCCCAAAACGCCTGGTATGTCAACATCGCGAAACTTAAAGGCAGGATGAAAAAAACCAATGAGTCGGTTAACTGGTTTCCGAAGCATTTTAAGTACGGCCGTTATCTTAAGAGTTTAGAAATGGCTCCTGACTGGTGTATTTCCCGGAGCCGTTATTGGGGTTCGCCGGTGCCTGTCTGGGAATGCGTTTGCGGGGAGCGTTTTGTTCCCGGTTCGATTGCCGAACTGGAAAAAGCTTCGGGCGTTAAAATCAAAGACCTTCATAAACCCTTAATTGACGAAGTTACCGTTCCCTGTCAAAAATGCGGTCAAAAAGCCAAGCGCGTGCCCGAGGTTTTGGACAGCTGGATTGAAGCCGGGTCAGCCTCTTTTGCCGAGCGTCATTATCCTTTTAACAAAGAGATTAAACTGGAGGATTTTTTCCCGCCGGATTTTATTGTTGAATATACCGGTCAAATAAGAGCCTGGTTTTACGTTCTCCATGTCATCGCCACGGCTCTTTTTGATTCTGTGGCCTTTAAAAATGTCGTTGTCACCGGCGTTATTTTAGGGACCGACGGCCGGAAAATGAGTAAAAACTACGGTAATTATCCTGACCCTAAAGAAATGCTGACGAATTTCGGGGCAGACGCCCTGCGTTTGTATCTTATGGGCAGTCCGGTTATGAAAGGCGAGGATATCAGAATTTCCGCGGAAGAATATCGGGATCAAGTCCGGGGTTTAATGCTGATTTTATGGAATGTTTACAGCTTTTTTATAAGTTATGCCAATCTTGACAAGTGGTTTCCTGTAAAAACAAAATTTTCCGTAAAAGCTGATAATGTTTTAGACCAGTGGATTCTTCGTCTTCTTAATAGTTTAATCAGTAATCTAACCAAGGATTTGGAATCATACAACACTGTTTCGGCGGTTCACGAAATTGAAATTTTTGTCGCTAACCTTTCGACCTGGTATTTAAGGCGTTCAAGGGACAGAGTCGGCCCTGCGGCTCATGAAAAAGACGATAAAAGGGCTTTTTACGAAACTCTTTATGAAGTCTTGGTGACTTTAGCCAAATTAATGGCTCCTCTGACGCCCTTTTTAGCTGAAGAGATCTATAAGAATTTAACCGGGGAGGAGTCGGTTCATTTAAAAGACTGGCCCTCCTTCGCTCAAGCTTCGGAAGGGCAAGCCCCATTGATTTCTAATATGGACTTGGTCCGGAAGATTTGTGAATTGGGACACGCCGAAAGAAAAAAGCTGGGGATTAAAGTGAGACAGCCGCTTGGCCAATGCCAAGTCGTAGATGCCGAATTGCCGATCGCCGGTGATTTACAGCAACTTATCAGGGACGAATTGAACGTTAAAGAGATTGTCATCAAGGTCGGCAAGGGGGAATTAAGAGTCGAGTTAGATTCAGAAATAACCCCGGAACTTAAGGCCGAAGGAGAAGCCAGGGATTTTATCCGCCAAATTCAGGAATTAAGAAAGGAAAAAAATTGCCGGATTGATGAAGAAATCACCATTTATGCTCCGTCATGGCCGAAAGAATACGAAGCTTATATTAAAGAGCAAACTTTAGCGAAAAAAATCGTATGCTCAGAATTTTTAAAAATCTCGACTGGTTAA
- a CDS encoding rod shape-determining protein RodA: protein MLRIFKNLDWLIFLPIIFLGGFSLSLLASPGENLFLSQLVFFVVGLFFFFLFSQIDWQLYKSLSNLLYLLSLFLLLITFLGPQVRGATRWIDLFGFRWQPSEMIKPLMAVVIANFFAENEPRDLKTIFWGLLFLVPPLFFIFRQPDLGNAIILSGVWLGIVYSAGLPFHLGLLGLFTFFFFLPFGWFILRDYQKARIVHFLNPFLDPGGAGYNSIQAMIAVGSGQFFGRGLGQGTQSHLLFLPEYHTDFIFASLVEELGFIGGFLVILAYAVLLFRILQIARQIHDPFASLLLVGIFSQIALQVFINIGMNLGIIPITGITLPLLSYGGSSVLSMMITLGIVANVSKSIRKNRALDILPSLRYNELS, encoded by the coding sequence ATGCTCAGAATTTTTAAAAATCTCGACTGGTTAATTTTTCTGCCGATCATTTTTTTGGGAGGTTTTTCCTTAAGTCTTTTAGCCTCTCCGGGAGAGAATCTTTTTCTTTCGCAATTGGTTTTTTTCGTTGTCGGGCTTTTCTTTTTTTTCCTTTTTTCGCAAATTGATTGGCAGCTCTATAAGAGCCTTTCTAATCTTCTTTATCTTTTATCCCTGTTTTTGTTGCTGATAACCTTTTTGGGGCCGCAAGTTCGGGGAGCGACCCGTTGGATTGATCTTTTTGGTTTTCGTTGGCAGCCTTCGGAAATGATTAAACCTTTAATGGCGGTTGTGATCGCTAATTTTTTTGCCGAGAACGAACCGCGCGATCTAAAAACCATTTTTTGGGGTTTATTATTTTTAGTGCCCCCGCTTTTTTTTATTTTTCGCCAACCCGATTTGGGGAATGCGATTATCTTGTCGGGAGTTTGGCTGGGGATTGTCTACTCGGCCGGTCTTCCCTTTCATTTAGGCTTATTGGGGCTTTTTACCTTTTTTTTCTTTCTGCCTTTTGGTTGGTTTATCTTAAGAGATTATCAGAAAGCCAGGATTGTGCATTTTTTAAATCCGTTTTTGGATCCCGGCGGGGCAGGGTACAACAGTATTCAGGCGATGATTGCCGTAGGCAGCGGTCAATTTTTCGGCCGGGGATTGGGTCAGGGAACACAATCACATCTTTTATTTTTACCGGAATACCACACTGATTTTATTTTTGCCTCTCTGGTTGAGGAGTTAGGCTTTATCGGCGGGTTCTTGGTGATTTTAGCTTACGCTGTTTTACTTTTCAGAATTTTACAAATTGCCAGGCAGATTCATGATCCTTTCGCCTCCCTGCTTTTGGTCGGTATTTTTTCCCAGATTGCCCTGCAGGTTTTTATCAATATCGGCATGAATCTAGGGATTATTCCGATTACCGGGATTACACTCCCGCTTTTATCTTATGGGGGCAGTTCGGTTCTTTCCATGATGATAACTTTGGGGATTGTCGCTAATGTTTCCAAAAGCATCAGGAAAAATCGCGCTCTTGATATTTTACCCTCTCTTCGATATAATGAGCTATCCTAA
- the rplU gene encoding 50S ribosomal protein L21 — protein MYAVIKTGGKQYKVSEGEILEIDKIEGKKDQKIDFSDVLLVADGDKVEIGQPMVPEAKVTAKIIDQVQGEKIRVARFKSKVRYRKVKGFRAQLTKVQIEKIETSKAQKTSDRPRKKSSKKNG, from the coding sequence ATGTATGCAGTTATCAAAACCGGCGGCAAACAATATAAGGTTTCTGAAGGCGAAATCTTAGAAATTGATAAAATTGAAGGTAAGAAAGATCAAAAAATTGATTTTAGCGACGTTTTGCTCGTTGCGGACGGCGACAAAGTCGAAATTGGTCAACCAATGGTTCCGGAAGCGAAAGTGACGGCGAAAATTATCGATCAGGTTCAGGGAGAAAAAATTCGGGTGGCCCGCTTTAAATCAAAAGTCAGATACCGAAAAGTCAAAGGTTTTCGTGCTCAATTAACCAAAGTTCAAATCGAAAAGATCGAGACTTCAAAAGCGCAAAAGACCAGCGACCGACCACGGAAAAAATCCAGCAAAAAGAATGGCTGA
- a CDS encoding methyltransferase domain-containing protein translates to MAEYIFVLGRTGDLCRWELVSVLARKKISYQTIFSSSDIFHLSTTTPLDLGVLMGILGGTVKIAEVFGKIENSNENSLIDKIISHFQETEERKIIFGLSGYQTVSFHVLKQWNKSVKEGLEELNLIARYLLPTEGTTLSSVVLKKQKAREILVVGEGENFVLAQTLAITDFEDWGKRDFGRPAVDPGHGMLPLKVARMMINLGGSEFHVPNSELSLLDPFCGVGTILQEAMFLGFKVLGSDQSREALEKTRKNLDFLKNNFKLQNPNDQLFQLEATQLTQKIPKESIDLIVTEPYLGPMEGETQNLKNIILGLEKLYLGCFREWLSLLTNDGKIVIALPSFKVGNQQIFVKKPIDICETLGYTLFAGPYPYSRPQARVIRNIYILKKHGSH, encoded by the coding sequence ATGGCTGAATACATTTTTGTTCTTGGGAGAACCGGCGATCTTTGTCGTTGGGAGTTGGTCAGTGTTCTCGCCAGAAAGAAAATCTCCTACCAGACGATTTTCTCGTCTTCGGACATTTTTCATCTTTCCACCACCACACCTCTTGATTTAGGGGTACTTATGGGGATACTTGGGGGAACGGTTAAAATTGCCGAAGTCTTCGGTAAAATTGAAAATTCTAACGAGAACTCTTTGATTGACAAAATAATCTCTCATTTTCAAGAAACGGAAGAAAGGAAAATTATTTTTGGTTTAAGCGGCTATCAGACTGTCAGCTTTCATGTTTTAAAACAATGGAACAAAAGCGTTAAGGAAGGATTGGAAGAATTAAATTTAATAGCTAGATATCTTTTGCCTACCGAGGGGACAACTCTTTCTTCGGTGGTTCTGAAGAAACAAAAAGCCAGAGAAATTCTTGTGGTTGGGGAGGGCGAAAATTTTGTTTTGGCCCAAACTTTGGCGATTACGGATTTTGAAGATTGGGGGAAGAGGGATTTCGGCCGGCCCGCCGTTGATCCCGGCCACGGCATGTTGCCTCTTAAGGTGGCCCGGATGATGATTAATCTGGGCGGCTCGGAATTTCACGTTCCGAATTCGGAATTATCCCTTCTTGATCCCTTTTGCGGGGTAGGGACGATTTTACAAGAAGCCATGTTTTTGGGCTTTAAAGTTTTAGGCAGCGATCAAAGTCGAGAAGCTTTGGAAAAAACAAGAAAAAACCTCGATTTTTTAAAAAATAATTTTAAACTTCAAAATCCAAACGATCAGCTTTTTCAACTGGAAGCGACCCAATTAACTCAAAAAATACCGAAAGAGTCAATTGACCTTATTGTTACCGAGCCTTATTTGGGACCGATGGAGGGGGAAACTCAAAACCTAAAAAATATCATTTTGGGTTTAGAAAAACTTTATCTTGGTTGTTTCCGCGAGTGGCTGTCCCTTTTGACAAATGATGGCAAAATCGTCATCGCTTTGCCTTCTTTTAAAGTCGGCAACCAGCAAATTTTCGTGAAAAAACCCATTGACATCTGTGAAACCTTGGGCTATACTCTTTTCGCCGGACCGTATCCGTATAGTCGGCCACAGGCTAGAGTTATTAGAAATATTTATATCTTAAAAAAACATGGCTCACATTAA
- the rpmA gene encoding 50S ribosomal protein L27 has translation MAHIKSGGTTKGNRDSIAKRLGVKVYAGEKVISGNIIVRQRGTRFHPGEGVDMGKDHTIFAVKEGTVKFTQKNEDKFISVV, from the coding sequence ATGGCTCACATTAAATCAGGCGGCACAACTAAAGGTAATCGTGATTCAATCGCCAAACGTTTGGGCGTTAAGGTTTATGCCGGCGAAAAAGTCATTTCCGGAAACATCATCGTGAGACAAAGAGGCACCAGATTTCATCCGGGAGAAGGCGTTGACATGGGTAAAGATCATACTATTTTTGCCGTCAAAGAAGGCACGGTTAAATTTACACAAAAAAACGAAGACAAGTTTATTTCCGTAGTTTAA